A region of Paraburkholderia largidicola DNA encodes the following proteins:
- the ispG gene encoding flavodoxin-dependent (E)-4-hydroxy-3-methylbut-2-enyl-diphosphate synthase encodes MLSDQVKSSSQIVSTVPVFGGHAPRRRSHAVDVRWGGQLVTIGGDAPVRVQSMTNTDTADAIGTAIQIKELAQAGSELVRITVNTPEAAAAVPAVREQLDRMGVTVPLVGDFHYNGHLLLRDYPGCAEALSKYRINPGNVGQGAKRDTQFAQMIEAAAKYDKPVRIGVNWGSLDQDLLARMMDENAARAEPWEAQSVMYEALIQSAIGSAERAVELGLGRDKIILSCKVSGVQDLIAVYQELARRCDFALHLGLTEAGMGSKGIVASTAALSVLLQQGIGDTIRISLTPEPGASRTGEVIVGQEILQTMGLRSFTPMVIACPGCGRTTSTLFQELASQIQTYLRTQMPMWRDTYPGVEKMHVAVMGCIVNGPGESKHANIGISLPGSGENPAAPVFIDGVKVKTLRGEHIAQEFQQIVSDYVERTYGRAEATN; translated from the coding sequence GCCGCGTCGCCGCTCGCATGCGGTCGACGTCCGTTGGGGCGGCCAGCTCGTGACGATCGGCGGCGACGCGCCCGTGCGCGTGCAGTCGATGACCAACACCGATACGGCCGACGCTATCGGCACGGCAATCCAGATCAAGGAACTCGCGCAGGCTGGCTCGGAGCTGGTGCGCATCACGGTCAACACGCCCGAAGCGGCGGCTGCCGTGCCCGCGGTTCGCGAGCAACTCGACCGCATGGGCGTTACGGTGCCGCTGGTCGGCGACTTCCATTACAACGGCCATTTGCTGCTGCGCGACTATCCGGGCTGCGCCGAAGCGCTGTCCAAATACCGGATCAATCCGGGCAACGTCGGCCAGGGCGCAAAGCGCGACACGCAGTTCGCACAGATGATCGAAGCGGCCGCGAAGTACGACAAGCCGGTGCGCATCGGCGTGAACTGGGGCAGCCTCGATCAGGACCTGCTCGCACGGATGATGGACGAAAACGCCGCGCGCGCCGAACCGTGGGAAGCGCAAAGCGTGATGTACGAAGCGCTGATCCAGTCGGCGATCGGCTCGGCGGAACGTGCGGTCGAACTCGGCCTTGGCCGCGACAAGATCATCCTGTCGTGCAAGGTGAGCGGCGTGCAGGATCTGATCGCCGTGTACCAGGAACTCGCGCGTCGTTGCGACTTCGCGCTGCACCTCGGCCTGACGGAAGCGGGCATGGGATCGAAGGGCATCGTCGCTTCGACGGCGGCGCTCTCCGTGCTGCTGCAGCAAGGCATCGGTGACACGATCCGTATTTCGCTGACGCCGGAACCGGGCGCATCGCGCACGGGCGAAGTGATCGTCGGCCAGGAAATCCTGCAGACGATGGGCCTGCGCTCGTTCACGCCGATGGTCATCGCGTGCCCGGGCTGCGGCCGCACCACGAGCACGCTGTTCCAGGAACTGGCGTCGCAGATCCAGACGTATCTGCGCACGCAAATGCCGATGTGGCGCGACACGTATCCCGGCGTCGAGAAGATGCACGTCGCCGTGATGGGTTGCATCGTCAACGGTCCGGGCGAATCGAAGCACGCGAACATCGGTATCAGCCTGCCGGGCTCGGGTGAAAACCCCGCCGCGCCCGTGTTTATCGATGGCGTGAAGGTCAAGACGCTGCGCGGCGAACACATCGCGCAGGAATTCCAGCAGATCGTGAGCGATTACGTCGAGCGCACCTATGGTCGCGCTGAAGCGACGAACTGA